GACGGCTCGGATCGACGAATTCCTCATCCGGAACCAGCTCGTCCACTTCCGGCGGAATCTGCTGGTCAAAGATTGCCAATGAGCGGCCGTCGCCGCGGAGCGAGTTGATCGCGGCGATCAGACCGGGGGCCTCCTCCAGCGCCCGCTCGACATCCTCGGGAGACACATTCAGATGCTCCGCCAACAGACCGTTACGGAAGGCCGCCACCCGCGCTTCCAGCCGGGGATCTCCGCCGGCATGAAAGGCCACGTCACATTCCGAATCCAACCCCATGGAACGATTGCTCATGTTCGCGGACCCGATGCGCACATAGGCGTTGTCGATCACGCAGACTTTGCTGTGCATGCTGATGCATTGCCCCCGAAAATCCGAAAGCCGCGGGTAATACAGGCCGAGACGCCGGCGCCGATCCATGCTTTGCAGAAACGCGAGCACCCGGCCGCGCAGGACATCCATCGTATGCTGTTCCAGCCATCCGTCGCTGTTCGGATGCAGAATCATCACGATGTCCGGCCCGTCCGGCTCCTGCAGGCGTTCGGCCAAGACGGCGGCCAAGATCTTGGAGGTAAAATACTGTGTCTCGATATAAATGGAGCGGCGGGCGGCGCGAAGCAGATCCACCAACAACCGCTCCACCTCGCGAATTTCCGGTTGTTGTTCCCCTTCCGGCATCGTCCGCGCGATCGCCATCCGAATGTCTTGGACGTGGGGAACGACTGAGGCGGGCCAAGGGTCTGCTCCTGTACGTGACGGGGCAGCCGGAATCAGGCGCCCGGTGGCGGTCCGCCACCGCTGCCTCGCCAGTTGGCCCAGAGCAGCCGCCGCAGGTCCATCGACGACCATCTGGACGTCATGGAACGGCCGGCAGGGGCTGCCGTCGGAGAGCATCACCCGGCCGGGATGGTCGGCCCGATGTTCCGGCGTGTCCCAGCGGCAGGACGCGAAATCGAGCCCGCCGACAAAGGCCACGGCATCGTCGATCACGACGATCTTCTGATGATGGGAGGCGCCGACCGGGTGAGCGCCGTCTTTCACGAAGTGGAGCCGGCGCTGGGCCAGGAGATGGGACGGCAGCCACCACTGCCGTTCTCTGAAATAGATGACGTGGAAATCCCAGACCAGCACGTAGATATGAAGCCTGCGGCGGCGGACCAGCAGCGCGCTCAGGAACGGTCCCAACCGATCCGGATAGCCGTCCGGCTCGCGATCGACAACCAACCGGACCCGCGTGTCGAAGTCCCACCCGAGGATGACCAGCGAGTGGCGCGCCAGAAGCGCCGCTTCACGGAACGCCGTGAAGTAGGCCTGGCCGTCCACCAAAAACGCGGCGCGTGAGCAAGGCTCGACACGCCAGCAGTTATGGCCGGGATCAAACAACCGGCCCGGCTGGACTGTGCGGGCTTCCGGACTGAGTACCATCCCTCGCTCAGTTGACCATTTCCCGACCAGGTCCCGAACCTAGGCATGATCCTAGTCTCTTTCGGCGCCTTCTCATTCGTATGTTGGATCATGAGATCATCAACTCTCAGCCGTGCTTCCATCAAGAGGGAAAGGAGTGCGTGGACCATGTCAACACCGCAACGGCCGCCTCAGCAGCAACATCGGCAGCCAGGTCTGGAATCAGACATGACGCCTCGACCGAAGACAGAGGATCAGAAGCATCACGGTAGAGGCAAGCTCGCGGGCAAGGCGGCGCTCATCAGCGGCGGTGACAGCGGCATCGGACGGGCGGCGGCCGTGGCGTTCGCCCGGGAGGGCGCCGACGTGGCCGTGCTGTATTTCGACGAGCACAAGGATGCAGAGGAGACCAAACAGTTGGTCGAACAGGAAGGGCGCCGTTGTCTCGCATTATCCGGCGATATCGGCGATGCCGCGTGGTGCGGGCAGGCGGTCGAGCAGACCGTGCGGGAATTCGGACGGCTCGACATCCTCGTCAACAACGCCGCCGAACAACACCCTCAAGACGGGATCGAGAAGATCACCCCCTCTCAATTGGAGCGGACGTTTCGCACCAATATCTTCTCGTACTTCTACCTGACGCAGGCGGCTCTCCGCCATCTGGGCGAGGGTTCGACGATTATCAATACGACGTCGGTGACCGCCTACAAGGGCAGCGCGCACCTTCTGGACTATTCGGCTACCAAAGGCGCCATTGTCTCATTGACTCGCTCCCTCTCGCTGTCGTTGGCCGAGCACAAAATTCGCGTCAATGCCGTGGCCCCTGGTCCGGTCTGGACGCCGCTGATTCCCTCGACGTTCCCCCCGGATAAGGTCGCCAGTTTCGGGTCGGACGTTCCGCTACATCGGGCCGGGCAGCCGGAAGAGATCGCCCCCTGTTACGTCTTTCTGGCTTCGGAAGACAGCTCCTACATGACCGGCCAAGTGCTGCACCCGAACGGCGGCACGGTGATCAACGGGTAGCCATGCGGGCGGGTCCGTATTCTCAGGTCCCCGGTCACGAGCCTGCTCTCCCGGGACTCACTGACGGCGCCGGCCACCGCCCCGAGCCGCACGGCTGGTGAAGAGCTGATCGATGGATGAACGAGAGCGTCCGCTTTGGTACAAGAACGCGGTGATCTACGGGCTCGACGTCGCCACGTTTCAGGATTCCAACGGCGATGGAGTGGGTGATTTTCCAGGCCTGTGCCGGCGTCTGGATTATCTCGCCGACCTCGGCGTGACCTGCCTGTGGCTGCTTCCGATGTTTCCCACGCCGGACCGGGATAACGGCTACGATGTCATGGATTACTTCGGCATCGATCCGCGGTTGGGCACCTTCGACGACTTTCTGATGTTCGTGCGCAAGGCCGGAGAGCGGGGTCTTCGCGTCATTCTCGACCTGGTCATGGACCATACCTCCAACGAGCATCCCTGGTTTCGCGCGGCTCGGCACGATCCCGCGTCCCGGTTTCGCCGATACTACACCTGGACCGACATGCCCCCGCCCACCGAGCCGGGACAGGGAAATATCTTTGCGGGCCAAGAATCCTCGGTGTGGACGTTCGACGAGATCGCCGGCCAATACTATTACCATCGCTTTTACCATTTCGAACCGGACCTCGACGTAACCTGTCCGGAGGTCCGGGAGGAGATCAAGCGCGTCATCGATTTCTGGCTGTCCTTCGGCATCTCAGGATTCCGGGTGGACGCCGTCTCGCACATGATCGAATCGCCGCTTCCAAGTCCGGATCCCGCGTTGCGCCATGATGCGCATCACATCCTGCGGGATCTGCGCGCCTTCACGTCATCCCGGCGCGCCGATGCGGCGCTTCTCGGGGAAGCCGACGTGGAGCCAAATGAGTTGGCGGCGTTCTTCGGCGAGGGCAACGAGCTTCACCTGCTCTACAACTTCCTGCTCGATAATTACCTGTTTCTGGCGCTGGCGACCGGCCGAGCTGAACCGATCGGGCGGGCCCTTCGCTTGTTGCCGTCCATCCCTGAAGGGTGCCAATGGGTGAACTTTCTCCGGAACCTGGACGAATTGGATCTGGAGCGTCTGACGGAAGACGAGCGTGAGTCGGTCTACGACGCCTTCGCGCCCGATCAGGAGATGCGCATCTTCGGCAGGGGCATCCGCCGCCGGCTGGCTCCGATGCTGGGCGACCGCCGAAGGCTGGAGCTGGCAATGAGCCTGCTCTTTTCTCTTCCGGGCGCGCCCATGCTTGTCTACGGCGATGAAATCGGCATGGGTGACGACCTTTCCTTGGACGGCCGCAACGCGGTGCGGACTCCCATGCAGTGGAGCAAAGCCCGCCACGGCGGATTTTCCACGGCGCCGACACGCACGCTGACGATGCCGGTCGTGGCCAAAGGGCCGTTCCGATACCGACAGGTTAACGTGGAGGCGCAGGCGGGCGATCCGGAGTCGGTCCTCAACGCGATCAAGCGGTTCATCCGGCTCCGACGCGAATGTCCGGAATGGGGCTCCGGCCTGTGTCGAGTGTGGCAGACGGGCGAGCCGAGCGTCTTCGTCCATAGCTGCGAATGGAGAGGGAAGCGGCTCGTGGCCGCCCACAACTTCGCCAACAAATCGGGCATCGTGCACCTCGAACAGGAGCCGCACCATACGCTGGTCCCGCTCTGTTCAAGCCGTCATCGCGAGGCGCCGGCCCCGCCCCGACTGGAATTGGACCCCTATGGATACGTCTGGTATCGGGTCCTGAACCGGACTGCTCAGACGATCGGCGCCAGCGTGACATGATGAACGCTTCCACAGCCGGCTCCGCCGTTCAGTGGTGGCAGCGCGGGATCATCTATCAGATTTATCCCCGTTCGTTCGCCGACAGCAACGGCGACGGCCTCGGCGACCTGCCGGGCATCATCGGGAAGCTCGACTACCTCCGCTGGCTCGGGGTGGACGCCATCTGGCTCTCGCCGATCTATCCTTCGCCGATGGCGGACTTCGGTTACGATATTTCCGACTACACGGCCGTCCATCCGATGTTCGGGACCATGGAGGATTTCGACCGACTGCTGGCGTCGGCCCATGCGCTCGGCCTCAAGGTCCTTCTCGACCTGGTGCCCAACCATACGTCTGACCAACATCCCTGGTTCCTTGAATCCCGCGCGTCGCGCAACAATCCGAAACGGAACTGGTACATCTGGAAGGACCCGGCCCCTGACGGCGGCCCACCGAACAATTGGCTCAGCACCTTCGGCGGCAGCGCCTGGGAATTCGACCGGCGCACCGCCCAGTACTACTACCATGCGTATCTGAAAGAGCAGCCGGACTTGAATTGGCGCCAGCCGGCGGTCCAAGAGGCCGTCCACGGCGTGATGCGCTTCTGGTTGGATCGCGGCGCAGACGGGTTTCGCGTGGACGTGATCTGGCACCTCATCAAGGACTCGGAATTCCGCGCCAACCCGCCCAATCCCGAATATCGCCCGGGCGAGTGGGCCTATCGCCAGTTGCTGGCCACCTATACCACCGATCGACCGGAGATCCATCAGATCATCGCGGGAATGCGGGCCGTCATGGACGGCTATCGGGATCGTCTGATGATCGGCGAGGTGTACCTGCCGGTGGAGCGGCTCGTGACCTATTACGGCGCCGGTGGCGACGGCCTCCATTTGCCGTTCAATTTTCAGTTGATCGAGTTGCCATGGCGGGCCGACGCCATTGCCTCCGCGGTGCAGGCCTATGAGGCGGCGCTGCCCCCTTATGGCTGGCCCAATTGGGTGCTCGGAAATCACGACAAGCCCCGCATCGCGAGCCGCGTCGGCCGCGCGCAGGCCCGCATTGCCGCCCTGTTGCTGCTCACCCTGCGCGGCACGCCCACGCTCTATTATGGAGACGAGATCGGAATGACCGACGTGCCGATCCCACCCGAATTCATCCAGGACCCTTGGGAAAAGAATGTTCCAGGCTTCGGCTTCGGCCGCGATCCCGTCCGGACCCCGATGCAATGGGATGGTTCCCCGCAAGCCGGCTTTACCGCCGGCACGCCCTGGTTGCCGATCTCCCCGTTCGCGGCGACCACTAACGTCGCGGCAGAGCGCGACGATCCCACATCCCTGCTCTCGCTCTATCGACGACTGATCCAACTGCGGCGGGCCGAAGCGGCCCTCTCTGTCGGCTCATATAGACCAGGACTCGCCGAGGGAGACCTGTTGTGCTATTACCGAGAATCGGTCTCGAATCGGTTCCTGATCGCGCTCAATTTCTCAAATCGGCCGAAGTTGACCCTTTGCCCGGGCCGCGGCGCCATCGCCCTGTCGACGCATCTCGATCGGCAGGATGCCCCTTGCGAAGACAAACTGGAGCTTCGGCAGCACGAGGGTGTCATCGTGAGGCTCCTGTCATGATAGCCAGTCTCTGGATGGGGAGATGTCGTGTCTGGTATGCGTCGCACCAGCCGGAGTGGTGCGATGCGGATCACGAATGACCCGAATGGAAGGAGTGAAGCATGGCCCCGACCCTGACCATACCGGACACGCCGGCGCGTGTGCCGCAACAGACACATGAAGGCATCAACCGGCAAATCCGTGGCGAAACCGAACGCCGTATCGCCTCCTACCGCCATCGTGGTTCACGAGCCATCCGCCGGCGGTTGGCCGAGTTGGATCGCGAATGGGATATCGAGCGGACGCTCGAAAGCAACGCCGCCTTCGTCTCGCTGATCGGACTGGGCTTGGGACGTTTCGTGAACCGCCGCTGGTATCTCCTGCCCGGGCTCGTCGCGGCGTTTCTCTTCCAGCATGCCGTGCAGGGTTGGTGTCCGCCCCTGCCGATGTTCCGCCGCATGGGCCTCCGAACGGCACGGGAGATCGGCTACGAACGGTATGCGCTCAAGGCCCTGCGGGGCGACTTCAAGGAGCTGGACGAGCGCGGCGCGAGGGAGATGATTCCGAGGCAGTTGCTTGAGATGATGGCGCGCTAGCCAATCGAGAGCGACCATAACGGCCCTCTCTCGGTCATCCGATCGGTCAGGTCACACCTTCGTCCTTGCCGCGACCTCGGATGGTGGGCAGCGCACATGGTCGGAGGAATTGGACTCACAAATCAAGATCGGCATGAGAAGCGTCGTTCTCCGCCGCTACTCTTGCCCATTCTTCATCAACGCGAGGTCGCTATTCGCCGGACCGTTGATGACCGTGCCAAGCTTATCAAACCGCGATCCGTGGCAGGGGCAATCCCATGTCTTTTCGTTCGCATTCCAGGAGACAAGACAACCCAAATGAGGACACACAGCCGACCGCTCATGGACAAGACCCATCTGATCCCGATACACCGCCACCTTGGCGAGACCACGCCGAAGGACCGCTCCACTGTCCTTGGGAATCTCTTCAGCCGCTTTGACGGACCCTCCAGTAACCCAATCGACATATTGCGCCGCCATGTTGAGCGTGTCCTTCGCATATTGTCCGGCGGCGCGAAGCGTCTTGCGCGACGGGTCATAGAGCGACGACCATGGGCAATCCCGCTTCATGATGAGGTCGGTCAGCAAGATGCCGGCGATCATCCCGTGAGTCATCCCCATTCCGGAATCACCCGTGGCAATATAGACATTCTCCGAGCCTCCGGGATCATGCCCGATGAAGCCGATGCCGTCGACCGGTTCCATCACTTGTCCCGACCATCGATATTCGATGCGTTCGATCATACGGAATCGGTCCCGCGCCCACTGCTCTAACCTGGCATACCGCATCTCGGCATCGTCGGCCTGTCCCGTTTTATGATCCTCTCCTCCCGCGATGAGTACGTCATATTGACCGTCCCGATCGGAACCGCTCTGAATTCTGACATAGTGATAGGGATCGTCCATATCCCAATAGAGCGCTTTGGGAACGGAACCAGTTGGAATGCGCGCTCCGATGACATACGTCATATAGGGAGCCTGTTTGGTATGGATGGCAACCGTATCTACAATCGAC
The DNA window shown above is from Nitrospira tepida and carries:
- a CDS encoding alpha-amylase family glycosyl hydrolase is translated as MMNASTAGSAVQWWQRGIIYQIYPRSFADSNGDGLGDLPGIIGKLDYLRWLGVDAIWLSPIYPSPMADFGYDISDYTAVHPMFGTMEDFDRLLASAHALGLKVLLDLVPNHTSDQHPWFLESRASRNNPKRNWYIWKDPAPDGGPPNNWLSTFGGSAWEFDRRTAQYYYHAYLKEQPDLNWRQPAVQEAVHGVMRFWLDRGADGFRVDVIWHLIKDSEFRANPPNPEYRPGEWAYRQLLATYTTDRPEIHQIIAGMRAVMDGYRDRLMIGEVYLPVERLVTYYGAGGDGLHLPFNFQLIELPWRADAIASAVQAYEAALPPYGWPNWVLGNHDKPRIASRVGRAQARIAALLLLTLRGTPTLYYGDEIGMTDVPIPPEFIQDPWEKNVPGFGFGRDPVRTPMQWDGSPQAGFTAGTPWLPISPFAATTNVAAERDDPTSLLSLYRRLIQLRRAEAALSVGSYRPGLAEGDLLCYYRESVSNRFLIALNFSNRPKLTLCPGRGAIALSTHLDRQDAPCEDKLELRQHEGVIVRLLS
- a CDS encoding SDR family oxidoreductase; this translates as MSTPQRPPQQQHRQPGLESDMTPRPKTEDQKHHGRGKLAGKAALISGGDSGIGRAAAVAFAREGADVAVLYFDEHKDAEETKQLVEQEGRRCLALSGDIGDAAWCGQAVEQTVREFGRLDILVNNAAEQHPQDGIEKITPSQLERTFRTNIFSYFYLTQAALRHLGEGSTIINTTSVTAYKGSAHLLDYSATKGAIVSLTRSLSLSLAEHKIRVNAVAPGPVWTPLIPSTFPPDKVASFGSDVPLHRAGQPEEIAPCYVFLASEDSSYMTGQVLHPNGGTVING
- a CDS encoding FAD-dependent oxidoreductase, whose protein sequence is MATVDMPQPAPLAQSLHADVCIIGAGIAGLSTAYCLACEGKSVILLEDGRIGSGMTQRTTAHLSNVMDEGYVEIERLHGHKGARLAASSHAAAIDRIEKIVAEERIACDFERIDGYLFSKSGGSNETLDDEFLAAQCAGMRVERLERSPVIPLEAGPCLRFPRQAQFHPLRYLIGLAGAVHRRGGQIFGGTHVKSVKDGPQAQVETDGGAIVTAGAIVAATNTSIVDTVAIHTKQAPYMTYVIGARIPTGSVPKALYWDMDDPYHYVRIQSGSDRDGQYDVLIAGGEDHKTGQADDAEMRYARLEQWARDRFRMIERIEYRWSGQVMEPVDGIGFIGHDPGGSENVYIATGDSGMGMTHGMIAGILLTDLIMKRDCPWSSLYDPSRKTLRAAGQYAKDTLNMAAQYVDWVTGGSVKAAEEIPKDSGAVLRRGLAKVAVYRDQMGLVHERSAVCPHLGCLVSWNANEKTWDCPCHGSRFDKLGTVINGPANSDLALMKNGQE
- a CDS encoding VTT domain-containing protein, encoding MVLSPEARTVQPGRLFDPGHNCWRVEPCSRAAFLVDGQAYFTAFREAALLARHSLVILGWDFDTRVRLVVDREPDGYPDRLGPFLSALLVRRRRLHIYVLVWDFHVIYFRERQWWLPSHLLAQRRLHFVKDGAHPVGASHHQKIVVIDDAVAFVGGLDFASCRWDTPEHRADHPGRVMLSDGSPCRPFHDVQMVVDGPAAAALGQLARQRWRTATGRLIPAAPSRTGADPWPASVVPHVQDIRMAIARTMPEGEQQPEIREVERLLVDLLRAARRSIYIETQYFTSKILAAVLAERLQEPDGPDIVMILHPNSDGWLEQHTMDVLRGRVLAFLQSMDRRRRLGLYYPRLSDFRGQCISMHSKVCVIDNAYVRIGSANMSNRSMGLDSECDVAFHAGGDPRLEARVAAFRNGLLAEHLNVSPEDVERALEEAPGLIAAINSLRGDGRSLAIFDQQIPPEVDELVPDEEFVDPSRPYDAQLIPVEHRPSARRQLAMGAGMLLAVVALAAAWRWSPLGEWLELSRLLAYAEAFERSPAAPFITVGVFLLGGLLVAPVTVLIAAAILTFGPIHGFIYSFIGMTLSAWLTFLIGRLMGRKAVERWSRRLHRLSHRLAEKGVLAVVTVRVLPVAPFTVVNMIAGATHIRTRDFLIGTIIGELPGLIALSIFVDQITSTIRHPGAASYALLAGSAAAILGGLWWLRRWLARRTAIPRTEGMKAECG
- a CDS encoding alpha-amylase family protein → MDERERPLWYKNAVIYGLDVATFQDSNGDGVGDFPGLCRRLDYLADLGVTCLWLLPMFPTPDRDNGYDVMDYFGIDPRLGTFDDFLMFVRKAGERGLRVILDLVMDHTSNEHPWFRAARHDPASRFRRYYTWTDMPPPTEPGQGNIFAGQESSVWTFDEIAGQYYYHRFYHFEPDLDVTCPEVREEIKRVIDFWLSFGISGFRVDAVSHMIESPLPSPDPALRHDAHHILRDLRAFTSSRRADAALLGEADVEPNELAAFFGEGNELHLLYNFLLDNYLFLALATGRAEPIGRALRLLPSIPEGCQWVNFLRNLDELDLERLTEDERESVYDAFAPDQEMRIFGRGIRRRLAPMLGDRRRLELAMSLLFSLPGAPMLVYGDEIGMGDDLSLDGRNAVRTPMQWSKARHGGFSTAPTRTLTMPVVAKGPFRYRQVNVEAQAGDPESVLNAIKRFIRLRRECPEWGSGLCRVWQTGEPSVFVHSCEWRGKRLVAAHNFANKSGIVHLEQEPHHTLVPLCSSRHREAPAPPRLELDPYGYVWYRVLNRTAQTIGASVT